One window of Aerococcus tenax genomic DNA carries:
- the folP gene encoding dihydropteroate synthase: MHSFVLRDGRKIAFHQTEIMGIINITKNSFYKESRVSEESLMQRVDQFIQEGAFILDIGAESTRPGIDPVDEHTEIQNIQRAVSMIREKYPNILLSIDTYRATTAEAAILAGADIINDISGLTFDERMADVVAKYQVPIIIMHIKGKPKDMQNDPHYDDLITEVEEFFDQQIQLALDHGIQRDKIILDPGIGFGKNYDHNVSLIKNIDFMKKYQLPILLAVSRKTFIGQRLGGLEPSQRLEGTIAVSCFAAMKGIEMVRVHDVKENLRAIRVMELFK, translated from the coding sequence ATGCATAGTTTTGTTTTAAGAGATGGTAGAAAAATTGCTTTTCATCAAACTGAAATTATGGGAATTATTAATATTACTAAAAATTCATTTTACAAAGAATCTCGTGTTTCAGAAGAAAGTTTAATGCAGAGGGTAGATCAGTTTATTCAAGAAGGTGCCTTTATTTTAGATATTGGAGCAGAATCAACACGTCCCGGTATAGATCCAGTTGATGAGCATACTGAAATTCAAAATATCCAAAGAGCAGTAAGTATGATTAGAGAAAAATATCCTAACATCTTATTGTCTATTGACACTTATCGGGCCACAACGGCGGAAGCAGCTATATTAGCCGGTGCGGATATTATTAATGATATCTCTGGACTCACTTTTGATGAGAGAATGGCTGATGTAGTTGCTAAATATCAAGTGCCTATAATTATTATGCATATAAAAGGCAAACCTAAAGACATGCAAAATGATCCGCATTACGATGACTTAATTACTGAAGTAGAAGAATTTTTTGACCAGCAAATTCAATTGGCCCTTGATCACGGCATTCAAAGAGATAAGATTATTCTAGACCCTGGTATTGGTTTTGGAAAAAATTATGATCACAATGTCAGTTTAATTAAGAATATCGACTTTATGAAAAAATATCAGCTTCCTATTCTTTTGGCAGTATCCAGAAAAACGTTTATCGGTCAACGTCTGGGGGGATTAGAACCTAGTCAGCGTTTGGAAGGGACAATTGCTGTTTCCTGTTTTGCAGCCATGAAAGGAATAGAAATGGTGCGGGTTCACGATGTTAAAGAAAATTTACGCGCGATTCGGGTGATGGAGTTATTTAAATGA
- a CDS encoding DUF924 family protein, with the protein MDYNDVLDFWFKELDSKQWFNGGNQVDQLIIDNFSKLHGQVAAGEHADWRQGVEGRLAEIIVLDQFSRNIYRNSGQAYAYDNMALALAQEGIRHADLSGLTVEERGFFYMPFMHSESLKIHEQALELFASEPGLSHRLKYEKMHYDIIKEYGRYPYRNEYLGRENTPEEEEYLKHNDGF; encoded by the coding sequence ATGGATTATAATGATGTACTCGATTTTTGGTTTAAAGAACTTGATTCCAAACAATGGTTTAACGGTGGCAACCAAGTTGATCAGTTAATTATAGATAATTTTTCTAAGTTACATGGACAAGTTGCTGCTGGTGAACATGCAGATTGGCGTCAAGGCGTTGAAGGTAGGCTGGCTGAAATTATTGTCTTAGACCAGTTCTCCCGTAATATTTACCGGAATAGTGGTCAAGCCTACGCTTACGACAATATGGCCCTTGCTTTAGCTCAAGAAGGAATAAGGCATGCCGATTTAAGTGGTCTAACAGTTGAAGAACGTGGTTTCTTCTATATGCCCTTTATGCATTCGGAATCGCTTAAAATTCATGAACAAGCTCTCGAACTTTTTGCTTCTGAGCCCGGTCTGAGCCATCGCTTAAAATACGAAAAAATGCATTATGATATCATTAAAGAATATGGCCGTTATCCCTATCGCAATGAATATTTAGGTCGTGAAAATACTCCTGAGGAAGAGGAATACTTAAAACATAATGATGGCTTTTAA
- a CDS encoding ATP-binding cassette domain-containing protein — translation MESIYRILRKDIFIYAFLTCLLSVAMVSEAYLMQFIIDAINLGESRFIIVSLLTIAFILVQTLIYYFQQLLTAVLSKKSAYVFRKQIFANIQRLPLDLLTGEKNDKLLASLTTQINQVEANYFYSIYWGGYLICQLLVAVIVSLYFNPILSILSIVLSLPNLFVAFLFKNKLEKKQEELIEETNSSVATIQDLIGGSTDWRVANKELSILKLFEKRTLNLLNKQVQVEKSQYTVVSLNQLFSNLLYFGTWIIGGLFIIHGQLTLGGMIAFSQLLARIAFPIYTSSDLLTKYISGKKTLDALSQEFIEVDQASHTVKDFNIISLHQFSLKNRKDSKALNVSFEKNKKYLLIGKSGIGKTTILKAILREQSDYKGSVKIDGLDVKTIKESNLFEHIGYVPQQPHVFSASLKDNLTLFSNDYSNDELFEVLHFVELSQWANEDSLDMMISSGEVSLSGGEDKRVCLARALLMKKDILLLDEFSAGIDYESLMKIENKLINLDKTLIYVSHVDIDRAGKQFDEVIDLNHYFAS, via the coding sequence ATGGAATCTATTTACAGAATATTAAGAAAAGATATTTTTATCTATGCCTTTCTCACATGTTTATTATCTGTAGCTATGGTCAGTGAAGCCTATTTGATGCAATTTATTATTGATGCTATAAACTTAGGTGAAAGTAGATTTATTATCGTATCTCTTTTGACCATTGCCTTTATATTAGTTCAAACGCTGATCTATTATTTCCAGCAATTATTAACTGCCGTATTAAGTAAAAAGTCAGCCTATGTTTTTCGCAAACAGATTTTTGCAAATATTCAAAGATTACCGCTTGATTTACTAACAGGGGAAAAGAATGATAAACTTTTAGCTTCCTTAACCACACAAATTAATCAAGTCGAAGCCAATTATTTTTACTCGATTTATTGGGGTGGCTATCTCATTTGCCAGCTACTTGTAGCGGTTATTGTTTCTTTATACTTTAATCCTATCCTGTCTATCTTATCAATTGTCCTAAGCCTTCCTAATTTATTTGTAGCATTTTTATTTAAAAATAAGTTAGAGAAGAAACAGGAGGAGCTTATCGAGGAAACCAATTCATCAGTAGCTACTATCCAAGATTTGATTGGAGGATCAACTGACTGGCGCGTAGCAAATAAGGAATTGAGTATTTTAAAATTATTCGAAAAAAGAACCTTAAATCTCTTAAATAAACAAGTTCAAGTTGAAAAATCACAATACACGGTTGTCAGCTTGAATCAATTGTTTTCAAATCTTCTCTATTTTGGGACTTGGATCATAGGTGGTCTATTTATTATCCATGGTCAACTCACACTAGGGGGAATGATTGCATTCTCTCAATTATTAGCAAGAATTGCCTTTCCTATATATACTTCTTCTGATTTACTGACAAAATATATTAGTGGTAAAAAGACTTTAGATGCACTTTCCCAAGAATTTATAGAGGTCGATCAAGCAAGTCATACAGTGAAGGACTTTAATATCATTTCCCTTCATCAATTTTCCTTAAAAAATAGAAAGGACAGTAAGGCACTTAATGTTTCCTTTGAGAAAAATAAAAAGTATTTACTAATAGGAAAGAGTGGTATTGGCAAGACAACAATTCTAAAGGCTATTTTAAGAGAGCAAAGTGACTATAAGGGCAGCGTTAAAATAGATGGCCTTGATGTTAAGACTATTAAGGAAAGTAATCTTTTTGAACATATTGGCTATGTTCCGCAACAACCTCACGTGTTTAGTGCTAGTTTGAAGGATAATCTGACCTTATTTTCTAATGATTATTCTAATGATGAATTATTTGAAGTATTACACTTTGTTGAGTTAAGCCAATGGGCCAACGAAGACAGTTTAGATATGATGATTTCTAGTGGAGAAGTCAGTCTATCCGGCGGAGAGGATAAAAGAGTCTGTCTTGCTCGAGCTTTACTAATGAAGAAAGATATTCTATTATTAGACGAATTTTCTGCTGGTATTGACTACGAAAGCTTAATGAAGATAGAAAATAAACTAATCAATTTAGATAAAACCCTTATTTATGTCAGCCATGTTGATATTGATCGGGCAGGTAAACAATTCGATGAAGTAATTGATTTAAATCACTATTTTGCTAGTTAA
- a CDS encoding osmoprotectant ABC transporter substrate-binding protein: MKRIIKSIIALISVVLLSSCSLPGLSNAADSDTITIASLGSTEAEIMGFIVEGMVEHYIPIDANRITNLGSSSMNHAALQTGDANVASVRYTGTSLTGELGQEPITDPQLALEKVVKGFEEEFNQTWYPTYGFANTYAFMVRREDAEELGLEKVSDLEEYADTFKVGVDNSWLEREGDGYDGFVQTYGFDFDNLYPMAIGLVYTAIANEEIDVALGYSTDGRIISEDLKVLEDDRHLFPPYDASPVATNEIRARYPDLDKVMAKLAGAISNEEMQRLNFTADNYLLEPSTVAKEWLLRHNYFEDKEPYLEPVRKKEVE; encoded by the coding sequence ATGAAACGTATTATTAAAAGTATTATTGCTCTGATCAGTGTCGTCTTATTGTCTAGTTGTTCCTTACCCGGTTTATCTAATGCTGCTGATTCGGATACCATAACCATTGCCAGTTTAGGAAGTACAGAAGCTGAAATTATGGGCTTCATCGTTGAAGGCATGGTAGAACATTATATACCTATTGATGCTAATCGTATTACTAACCTAGGTTCCTCATCAATGAACCACGCTGCCCTCCAAACCGGAGATGCAAACGTGGCCTCAGTTCGTTATACAGGGACCAGCTTGACTGGTGAATTAGGCCAAGAACCGATCACAGATCCCCAACTCGCGCTTGAGAAAGTCGTTAAAGGCTTTGAAGAGGAATTTAACCAAACCTGGTATCCTACTTATGGCTTTGCCAATACCTATGCCTTTATGGTAAGACGAGAAGATGCGGAGGAACTAGGACTTGAAAAGGTCAGCGATTTAGAAGAATATGCCGATACCTTTAAGGTGGGAGTCGATAACTCCTGGCTAGAACGCGAAGGGGACGGCTATGATGGCTTTGTCCAAACTTACGGTTTTGATTTTGATAATCTTTACCCAATGGCTATCGGTTTAGTTTACACAGCTATAGCTAATGAAGAAATTGATGTTGCCTTAGGCTATTCAACCGATGGAAGAATTATCTCTGAAGATCTCAAGGTCTTAGAAGATGACAGACACCTATTCCCTCCTTATGACGCTAGTCCTGTCGCTACAAATGAGATCCGTGCTAGGTATCCTGATCTTGATAAGGTCATGGCCAAACTTGCAGGAGCGATCAGTAACGAAGAAATGCAACGGCTAAACTTTACCGCTGATAATTACTTATTAGAACCAAGTACAGTCGCTAAGGAATGGTTACTACGTCATAATTATTTTGAAGACAAAGAACCTTACTTAGAACCAGTCAGAAAAAAGGAGGTTGAATAA
- a CDS encoding ABC transporter ATP-binding protein — MIEFDQVEKIYPGNVQALKKSSLTINDGEFVCFIGRSGSGKTTALRMINRMHDPSSGAILINGQKTTDLNPVDLRRKIGYVIQQIGLMPHMTIYDNIVTVPRLLKVDEEECKRIAHRLLKRVELPEDFLDRYPSELSGGQQQRVGVIRALAANPEIVLMDEPFGALDPITRDSLQELVKDLQREYGSTFVFVTHDMDEALALADRIAIWRDGDLVQYDTPDNIIQNPADDYVRDFLGEDRLMQARANIITVKEIMNTNPLMISLGKSISDAIRVMRNNHVDSLFVIDDYRHLMGRISLETITHEQSRDASVSAVMDQRTYPVQEDDLVQDTMQRILKGALPNIPVVNSDRQLTGIVTRSALVNFVYDSVWGDDSEEDSSEEAVTNQEEGTE; from the coding sequence ATGATTGAATTTGATCAGGTTGAGAAAATTTATCCTGGTAATGTCCAGGCCTTAAAGAAATCGTCCCTAACGATTAATGATGGTGAGTTTGTTTGTTTTATTGGGCGATCGGGTAGTGGGAAAACTACCGCACTCCGTATGATAAACCGGATGCATGACCCCAGTTCTGGGGCCATATTAATTAATGGACAAAAGACTACCGACCTTAACCCCGTTGATTTGAGGCGTAAAATTGGTTATGTCATCCAACAAATTGGACTCATGCCCCACATGACGATTTACGATAACATTGTTACCGTACCACGCTTACTCAAAGTAGATGAAGAAGAATGCAAAAGAATCGCCCATCGCTTATTAAAACGGGTGGAATTACCGGAAGATTTCCTTGACCGCTATCCTTCTGAACTATCAGGAGGACAGCAACAACGGGTGGGGGTTATCCGTGCTTTAGCTGCGAATCCAGAAATTGTTTTAATGGATGAACCCTTTGGAGCTTTGGATCCCATTACCAGGGATTCCTTACAAGAACTCGTCAAGGATTTACAAAGAGAATATGGGTCAACCTTTGTTTTTGTGACTCATGATATGGATGAGGCATTGGCTCTGGCTGACCGAATTGCTATTTGGCGGGATGGCGATTTGGTTCAATATGATACTCCAGATAATATTATTCAAAATCCAGCAGATGACTATGTCCGCGATTTCTTGGGAGAAGACCGTCTCATGCAGGCTCGGGCCAATATCATCACGGTTAAAGAAATTATGAACACAAATCCCTTAATGATTAGTTTGGGCAAATCGATTAGCGATGCTATTCGGGTTATGCGCAATAACCATGTCGATTCGCTATTTGTAATTGATGATTATCGCCATCTAATGGGAAGGATTAGCCTGGAAACCATTACTCATGAACAGTCCCGTGATGCCTCTGTCAGTGCGGTAATGGACCAAAGGACTTATCCAGTCCAAGAGGATGACTTGGTCCAAGATACCATGCAACGGATCCTAAAAGGAGCTTTGCCTAATATTCCAGTCGTCAATAGTGACCGGCAATTAACTGGTATTGTCACCCGCAGTGCTTTAGTTAACTTTGTTTACGATAGTGTCTGGGGCGATGATAGTGAAGAAGATTCTTCAGAAGAAGCAGTCACCAATCAAGAAGAGGGGACTGAATAA
- a CDS encoding DUF5058 family protein: MNEEVHYLEIANSSIVFILCAIVILIVSVQAILFIKKAYNRGLELGMTKKTLKRAMTNSAMLSVVPSLPIIVMMLALSVPLGKYFPWLRLSIVGSAGYEGMAANIAAQSQGLTDISDPNLTAEVFIIIMFVMTIGIIWGILFNILFMGKLDQVSQKAKEESHNTNIVALVSGALFTAMLITLSTPYVFNTENISSLVAFLAAGLTTLIIDFLAKRFGWTSLKDYSLPVALIVGMGAVILQAQIV, translated from the coding sequence ATGAATGAAGAAGTTCACTACTTAGAAATTGCTAACAGCTCGATCGTTTTCATCCTGTGTGCCATAGTCATTTTAATTGTTAGCGTTCAAGCGATCTTGTTTATCAAGAAAGCCTATAATCGAGGTCTGGAATTGGGAATGACCAAGAAAACTTTAAAAAGAGCGATGACCAATAGTGCCATGCTATCTGTAGTTCCTTCCCTGCCTATTATCGTGATGATGCTAGCCTTATCTGTGCCTTTAGGAAAATACTTTCCTTGGCTTCGTCTATCGATTGTTGGTTCAGCTGGCTATGAGGGAATGGCGGCTAATATTGCTGCCCAAAGTCAAGGACTTACCGACATTTCAGACCCTAACCTAACAGCAGAAGTCTTCATTATTATTATGTTTGTGATGACTATTGGGATCATATGGGGGATACTATTTAACATCCTCTTTATGGGTAAGCTAGACCAAGTCTCCCAAAAAGCTAAGGAAGAAAGCCATAATACGAATATAGTCGCTTTAGTATCAGGCGCTTTATTTACGGCAATGTTGATTACTTTATCGACACCTTATGTATTTAATACGGAAAATATCTCATCCCTTGTGGCTTTTTTGGCCGCCGGACTGACTACTTTAATCATCGATTTCTTAGCAAAGCGCTTTGGCTGGACTAGCCTAAAAGATTATTCCCTACCCGTTGCTTTAATAGTAGGGATGGGAGCCGTCATCCTACAAGCACAAATAGTTTAA
- a CDS encoding alpha/beta hydrolase family protein: MPATNYTVRYNVFSDIPVLEVFMEGQGNELKDFIIGYHGWTNVKESILTQAIAFAKAGFHVVIPDAYLHGQRRPNNYQYQMANDLAAVLKHNVEEFPLLVQAITEAYSVDHLAIFGTSMGGLTTGLIIAKYGQKLDGAVQYIASLDAVKQLEQLYNRYQASQSVNEDLSFIRSWNLADHLNQLEGLPFFVYNGGKDNWINTDINRQLIPKIQANNEKVNIAYQIYEEEDHWVPFDIIEKSVDFIQKNI, encoded by the coding sequence ATGCCGGCTACAAATTATACTGTCCGTTATAATGTCTTTTCTGATATTCCTGTCTTAGAGGTATTTATGGAAGGGCAGGGAAATGAATTAAAGGACTTTATTATTGGCTACCATGGCTGGACTAATGTCAAAGAATCGATTCTAACCCAAGCCATCGCTTTTGCTAAGGCAGGCTTTCATGTGGTTATTCCTGATGCCTATCTCCATGGACAACGGCGCCCCAACAATTACCAATACCAAATGGCAAATGACCTAGCAGCCGTTTTAAAGCATAATGTAGAAGAATTTCCACTTTTAGTTCAGGCCATAACAGAGGCTTATAGTGTAGACCACCTGGCTATTTTTGGAACTTCAATGGGAGGTCTGACGACTGGCTTAATCATTGCTAAGTATGGCCAAAAATTAGATGGGGCAGTCCAATACATTGCTTCCCTTGATGCGGTTAAACAATTAGAGCAATTATATAACCGATACCAAGCCAGTCAAAGTGTCAATGAAGACTTATCCTTTATCCGTAGCTGGAACCTAGCCGATCATCTTAATCAGCTAGAGGGCCTTCCTTTCTTTGTTTACAACGGGGGCAAGGATAACTGGATAAATACAGATATCAATCGCCAGCTTATCCCAAAAATACAGGCGAATAATGAAAAAGTTAATATCGCTTATCAGATTTATGAAGAAGAAGACCACTGGGTTCCTTTTGATATCATTGAGAAATCGGTCGACTTTATCCAAAAAAATATATAG
- the folK gene encoding 2-amino-4-hydroxy-6-hydroxymethyldihydropteridine diphosphokinase, with amino-acid sequence MKTTVYLAIGSNIGGLSKNLDQAVQAVDALEGTKVTKRSANLSNAAYGVTDQDDFLNGVIEIITDLAPLDLLKAIKKIEKEMGRTETYRWGPRLIDIDIIFYGDIVLDSQELTIPHIDMVNRDFVLGPLKEIAPNKKHPICKKTVSELYQDLIDRNQ; translated from the coding sequence ATGAAAACAACAGTATATTTAGCTATTGGTTCTAATATAGGAGGGCTCAGCAAGAATCTAGATCAAGCTGTGCAAGCCGTTGATGCCTTGGAAGGCACAAAAGTCACTAAAAGATCAGCCAATTTATCTAATGCTGCTTACGGGGTAACTGATCAGGATGATTTTCTCAATGGGGTTATCGAAATCATAACGGATTTAGCTCCTTTGGATTTATTAAAAGCTATAAAGAAGATTGAAAAAGAAATGGGGCGGACAGAGACTTATCGATGGGGACCACGTCTGATAGATATTGATATTATCTTTTACGGAGACATAGTCTTGGATAGTCAAGAATTGACGATTCCGCATATTGACATGGTCAATCGTGACTTTGTCTTAGGGCCTTTAAAAGAAATCGCTCCTAATAAAAAGCATCCCATCTGCAAAAAGACGGTAAGCGAATTGTACCAAGATTTAATTGATCGTAATCAATAA
- a CDS encoding ABC transporter permease, giving the protein MIEFLQQEGDEILRLLGQHISISLISLGLGIIVAIPLGIFLSQHQKYAGGFISLVSILQTIPTMALLALMIPFFGVGRTPSIIALFLYSLLPILRNTYLGMTSVSADLLDAGKGMGLTPWQLIWKVQLPLATPVIMAGVRLSAVYVIAWTTLAAYIGGGGLGEMIFNGLNLFRADLIFGGTIPVTILALVVDFIMGKVEQWSSPQMSSKEEAA; this is encoded by the coding sequence ATGATTGAATTTTTACAACAAGAAGGCGATGAAATTTTAAGACTTTTAGGCCAGCACATTAGTATTTCCCTCATTTCCTTAGGATTGGGAATCATCGTAGCCATTCCATTAGGGATCTTTCTATCTCAACATCAAAAATATGCCGGTGGTTTTATTAGTTTAGTAAGTATCTTACAAACTATTCCCACTATGGCGCTTTTGGCCTTAATGATCCCTTTCTTTGGTGTGGGGAGGACGCCATCGATTATTGCCTTATTTCTCTATTCCTTATTACCGATTCTTAGAAATACTTATTTAGGAATGACTTCGGTAAGTGCTGATCTCTTAGATGCAGGTAAAGGCATGGGTTTGACCCCTTGGCAATTAATTTGGAAAGTGCAACTTCCCTTAGCTACACCCGTGATTATGGCTGGGGTGCGTTTATCAGCGGTCTATGTGATTGCCTGGACCACGCTCGCTGCCTATATCGGTGGTGGGGGCTTAGGAGAAATGATCTTTAATGGTCTAAACCTCTTTAGAGCTGATCTAATCTTTGGCGGGACTATCCCAGTAACCATACTCGCTTTAGTGGTTGACTTTATCATGGGGAAAGTTGAACAATGGTCCTCACCTCAAATGTCATCAAAAGAGGAGGCGGCTTAA
- a CDS encoding 5-methyltetrahydropteroyltriglutamate--homocysteine S-methyltransferase, which produces MSEFTQLKQSPFRYDHVGSFLRPQELIEARAKFENGEIEYSELKTLEDQAIIDLIKKEEAVGLKTITDGEFRRKSWHFDFFWGLNGVDRVEVEAGTQFSGEQVFAVTSRIVDKITGDNHPFVDHFKFTQSHASDHVDVKQTIPAPAQFLQEVLRDFNKEYTQAIYSQLDDLLADITQAYSQVIEDLYQAGCRTVQFDDCTWGRLAGGKDYDGSEYSQEKNEELKTLYVRVNNAVIANKPSDLRINTHICRGNFRSTWFASGGYDSVQSPLFDQENVHAYFLEYDSERAGTFEPLKTVSDDKHVVLGLVTTKSAELESKDDLINRIKEASQYVPLDHLSISPQCGFSSNEIGNKISEEDQWKKIKLLIEVAKEVWGEDA; this is translated from the coding sequence ATGTCAGAATTTACTCAGTTAAAACAATCACCATTTCGTTATGACCATGTGGGATCTTTTCTGCGTCCCCAAGAGCTCATTGAGGCAAGAGCGAAATTTGAAAATGGAGAAATTGAATATTCAGAACTTAAAACTTTAGAAGACCAAGCGATTATTGACCTGATCAAAAAGGAAGAAGCCGTTGGTTTAAAGACCATCACGGATGGTGAATTCCGCCGTAAAAGTTGGCATTTTGACTTCTTCTGGGGACTCAATGGCGTTGATCGTGTTGAAGTAGAAGCGGGAACTCAATTCTCCGGAGAACAAGTCTTTGCGGTAACCAGTCGAATTGTTGATAAAATAACTGGTGATAATCATCCCTTTGTGGATCATTTCAAATTTACCCAATCACATGCTTCTGATCATGTTGACGTTAAGCAAACTATTCCAGCACCAGCTCAATTCTTGCAAGAAGTTTTACGTGACTTTAATAAGGAATATACCCAGGCCATCTATAGCCAATTAGACGACTTATTAGCTGATATTACCCAAGCCTATAGCCAAGTCATTGAAGACCTCTACCAAGCAGGCTGTCGGACCGTTCAATTTGATGATTGTACTTGGGGACGTTTAGCTGGGGGTAAAGATTACGATGGTAGTGAATATAGCCAAGAAAAAAACGAAGAATTAAAAACCCTATATGTCCGCGTCAATAATGCAGTTATCGCAAATAAACCTTCCGATTTAAGAATAAATACCCATATCTGCAGGGGAAATTTCCGCTCAACTTGGTTTGCTTCAGGAGGTTATGACAGCGTACAAAGCCCCTTATTTGACCAAGAAAATGTCCATGCCTACTTCCTAGAGTATGACTCTGAGCGGGCAGGAACTTTTGAACCTCTAAAGACTGTATCTGATGACAAGCATGTCGTCTTAGGCTTAGTCACAACAAAGTCAGCTGAATTAGAAAGCAAAGACGACCTAATCAACCGGATTAAAGAAGCCAGTCAATATGTACCTTTAGATCATTTAAGTATTAGCCCTCAATGTGGCTTTTCTTCCAATGAAATTGGCAATAAAATCAGTGAAGAAGACCAATGGAAGAAAATAAAATTATTAATCGAAGTTGCTAAAGAAGTATGGGGCGAAGACGCCTAA
- a CDS encoding LD-carboxypeptidase, translating to MQEIALVALSNGLSHNQKDSLVDLIRLLENLSIKVHYQADALFSDSKIGAVNAKRRAEIVNQYFKNPAIDYIFDLSGGDIANETICYLDYKAIKNSSCKLFGYSDLTTVINAIYSQTGKSSVLFQVRHLVDKSSNMQFEAFTSLLKDTEAKKLVNKYIQENSEFIQGSSLRGLVLGGNIRCFLKLAGTSYWPNLKEKILFLESFSGLEGRIRTYLAQLQQLAVFEEISGLILGSFTEFDSKIGRDYLIDIVKEYTNPELPLVSTEAIGHQKDSLPLIIGQELSLNAQLD from the coding sequence ATGCAAGAAATTGCCTTAGTTGCCTTATCCAATGGACTAAGCCATAATCAAAAGGATTCACTAGTCGACCTAATCAGGTTATTAGAAAATCTTTCTATTAAGGTGCACTACCAAGCGGATGCCTTATTTAGTGACTCTAAAATTGGAGCAGTTAATGCCAAACGACGCGCTGAAATTGTCAACCAATATTTTAAAAATCCCGCAATTGATTATATCTTTGACTTATCTGGCGGGGATATTGCTAATGAAACTATTTGCTATTTAGATTATAAAGCAATTAAAAATTCGTCATGCAAATTATTCGGTTATTCCGATTTAACTACTGTCATTAATGCCATCTATAGTCAAACAGGTAAAAGTTCTGTACTTTTTCAGGTACGTCATTTAGTTGACAAAAGTAGTAATATGCAATTTGAGGCTTTTACCAGTTTATTAAAGGATACTGAGGCAAAAAAGCTAGTCAACAAATATATCCAGGAAAATTCTGAATTTATTCAGGGGAGTTCCTTAAGGGGTTTAGTATTAGGTGGTAACATACGCTGTTTCTTAAAATTAGCAGGTACCTCTTATTGGCCTAATTTAAAGGAGAAAATTTTATTTTTAGAAAGTTTTTCTGGCTTGGAAGGTCGTATAAGAACTTATTTAGCTCAATTACAACAATTAGCTGTTTTTGAAGAAATAAGCGGTTTAATATTAGGATCTTTTACCGAATTCGATAGTAAAATAGGTAGAGATTATCTAATAGATATTGTTAAGGAGTATACTAACCCTGAACTCCCGTTAGTATCAACGGAAGCCATAGGACACCAAAAAGATTCATTACCACTAATTATCGGTCAAGAGCTATCCTTAAATGCCCAATTGGATTAA
- a CDS encoding ABC transporter permease, with translation MADITDLSVWQQLLYYYSENSSYVISQFFQQMLMALYGTIFACLLAIPLGFYIARREKLANIVISIANIIQTVPALALLSVLMLYLGLGSNLVVLTVFLYSLLPILRNTYTGVRNIDAGIIDVGKGMGMTKMQVILKVEFPLAFPVILGGIRNAFITAIGIATIGTFVGAGGLGSILTRGVNASEGTSIILAGVIPIALMSIVADYLMELLERRLSPNASKNK, from the coding sequence ATGGCCGATATTACGGATTTAAGTGTATGGCAACAATTACTTTATTATTATTCAGAAAATAGTTCTTATGTCATTAGTCAATTCTTTCAACAGATGCTAATGGCCTTATACGGCACCATTTTTGCCTGTTTATTGGCTATCCCACTAGGCTTTTATATTGCTAGACGGGAAAAACTGGCCAATATCGTGATAAGTATCGCTAATATTATTCAAACCGTTCCAGCCCTGGCCTTACTATCTGTATTGATGCTTTACTTAGGGCTAGGTTCAAATCTGGTGGTTTTAACCGTTTTCCTTTATTCCTTATTGCCGATTTTGCGGAATACCTATACTGGGGTTAGAAATATCGATGCCGGCATCATTGATGTTGGTAAGGGCATGGGAATGACGAAGATGCAAGTGATTTTAAAAGTTGAATTTCCCTTAGCCTTCCCGGTCATTTTAGGGGGTATTCGCAATGCCTTCATTACCGCCATTGGGATTGCTACCATTGGTACCTTTGTTGGAGCAGGGGGATTAGGTTCTATTTTAACCCGGGGGGTTAATGCTTCGGAAGGGACCAGTATTATCTTAGCTGGAGTAATACCAATTGCCTTAATGTCTATCGTGGCTGATTATCTGATGGAATTGCTGGAAAGACGGCTCAGTCCTAATGCAAGTAAGAATAAATAA